The Lolium rigidum isolate FL_2022 chromosome 2, APGP_CSIRO_Lrig_0.1, whole genome shotgun sequence genomic interval tccacgaagcttccagaagtccgaagaggaaacgaagtggggccacgaggtggcgacacaacaaggcggcgcggcccaagccctggccgcgccggcctgttgtgtgggcccctcgtgacgccccttgacctgcccttccgcctacttaaggtcttcgtcgcgaaacccccagtaccgagagccacgatacggaaaaccttctagagacgccgccgccgccaatcccatctcggggattcaggagatcgcctccggcaccccgccggagagggaatcatctcccggaggtctcttcatcgccatgatcgcatccggatcgatgtgtgagtagtccacccctggactatgggtccatagcagtagctagatggttgtcttctcctcattgtgctatcatgttagatcttgtgagatgcctatcatgatcaagtcatctatttgtaatccttcatgttgtgtttgttgggatccgatgaatattgaatactatgtcaagttgattatcaatctatcatatatgttatttatgttcttgcatgctctccgttgctagtagaggctctggccaagttgatacttgtgactccaagagggagtatttatgctcgatagtgggttcatgcctccattaaatgcgggacgatgacgagaaagttctaaggttgtggatgtgctgttgccactagggataaaacatcgatgctttgtctaaggatatttgtgttgattacattacgcaccatacttaatgcaattgtctcgttgtttacaacttaataccggagggggttcggatgataactcgaaagtggactttttaggcatagatgcatgctcggataacggtctatgtactttgtcgtaatgccccgattaaatctcatagtactcatcatgatatatgtatgtgcattgttgtgccttctttatttgtcaattgcccaactcgtaatttgttcacccaacatccgcttatcttatgggagagacaccactagtgatctgtggatcccggtcctattctttacatctgaaatacaatctactgcaattgttctttactgttcttcgcaaacaatcatcatcatccatactatacatctaatcctttgttacagcaagccggtgagattgacaacctcactgttacgttggggaaaagttctgtgattgtgttgtgcaggttccacgttggcgccggaatccctggtgttgcgtcgcactacactccgccgccatcaaccttcaacgtgctccttggctcctactggttcgataaaccttggtttctttctgagggaaaacttgctactgtacgcatcacaccttcctcttggggttcccaacggacgtgtcgactgcacgcatcatacATCACCAAAGGACTCAACATCAACATCTGCAGTTCATCAGTTCATCCACAAACCAACCATCACTGGAACACCATGGTGACATAAAACTGAAGAACAACATCTGGAGCTAGGAGGAGAATGGAAAGCTTTAACCACAAGATCAAGAAAACCATCACAGAAGAAAAACACTATGTCTAGAAGCTGGAGAAAGGTATACTTGATACCTGGAAAGGATccagaggatccaatccatcaatatgcatgctcaaatcacACCAATGAGCAGATGGTCAAAAGGTATTAGTCATCACttcgtatagaccaagtgatgctagcaatatttgaggcaaacaaaaaTTGGAGTGCCCAGTAGATGCAGATATGCAAAATAGTACGAAATACAAGCATATCCAAGTATAAACCAGATACACACAAATCTTTGACAGCCACATACACCACCTAGctattaaaccatcagaaacccttattttcttcataaaacaatcatagtggcattcatatgtatgataccctactgtgaggatctctattaataaaaaccaaCAGTTTATCCATCAAGGTGAGCAACCAGTAGCAATAGCaagagctactgaggtcacatcaaacctagtaagccacaaccatagcatcaatcatcataatatggatagattcagattgtgatgaatattaatccaacaatagttggcatccatccattCTTCTCAAACAAACTGAATCATTACCAATACACAGTTCATCAATAAATAATTACAGTGATTATCCTTACACAGCAAGCAACCATAGTTCAATTAGTAACAATAACaacaccaaatgatcaagtttacaGTAGCATGACTTGCACATGACACTCTAGTGAAGGCAAAGCTCCAGCAAAGAAATCAAGACTTCCATGCAGTGATTAACAGGCAACATCTGCAAGTATTGGAGCCACATTTCAACTTCTGTGTCCATACAATGTAGTAGCAGTTAATCTAAAACCTGTCTAGACATCAATTGCAACCAGGCACAAGTGATAAGTGAATCATCCAGTGCCTAGAACCATATAATTGCTAGGAACCAGTCATAATAGCAAGCTAATCAAACTAGATAGCCTTATTGATCAGCAGATAGGGATTACAGGGAACCCAACCAAGCAAGAACCTGAGATGAACacttgagcaagctcaaattTATCTCTGGAACCACTAGAAATATCAAAATGGCTTGGTACTACAAGAAATTCACAGCATATAGACTATCCAAAGAGAGGATTTCGTAGAAGCTTGCGAGCGAGCAAGGCATTCCTGCatgtcgtcggggtcggcggagaaatctacctcggacgggtcggcggagtcggattcatcgaaggtgggcacgtcgtcggggctgttgatcttgagccccgcctccttcctctcctgcctctcccggttcttcttgttcttcttcttgcgcCGCCGCATCTGCGCCTCCGTCTCGTGCGCACGCTTCTTGCTCGCCGGTGCAGCCGCTGTGGATCCGAATCTTGCTGTCCGGCCCCAAGCGGAGCTCAGATCTGGGGCAGCTCCGGCCGCCGATAGTGTGGCCAACTGGGTGtcctcaaccgccgcctccttgcccttcccctccttccccttccccctATCCATGGACGAGCGCGAGCGAGCACGAGCGAGAGCACGAGCGAGAGCGAGAGCGAGCCGTGCTGttcttgacctagggttttttTTCCCAATTTGGGGATTGCTTtggatggatgtgctgaagaggaCAGGGGAGACAGATTTATATATCTCGgcggttccgtcgtggccgcgcgtGGACACGTAGGCGTATAATACATAGCGGTATGGGTCATACGGGCTTGTACGTGGGCTGATACGAACCCAGCCAAACCCGAAGTACACAGGAGATGACGATCATGCCCCCAGACCCGAAGCGGTATGAACGAATCCTAACCGTCCATGTGTTTTCGCGATTTGGCGAGTTTGTGGTGGGTGCGTACGGAAGCAAAAGCGTTTGAATTTCTCATTTGTTTGCCAATGTTATGTTGTCTTCTATCAAAACTGTCAAGGCTGTTCGGAAATGATCAGAACATTAGAGATCCAGCGTTTTCTCGAAAGTCACGAGCACAAACGAAAATATTGATTAACTAAGTGAAGCATTATTTGTTGCCCAAAGGATCATGGAGGGTGGGGCTAAAGATATTTGATATAAGAAAATCTGCCTACTCTGTAAATAGATGTCTAATCTATTGAATGAGGAGGAAGTATGGCAAGAGTTGTCACGTAAAAAACTATCTCTTTAAAAAAAATTGTTACAAATGAATACTAAACAATATTCTTCACTTGAGAGGtaaggaatttttttattttgcatgTTCTTTTTCAGTAGGGAATGAGAATGATACTCGGATCCAAGAAGACTTATGGTTGGGAGATATGACTTTCTACCAAGACGTTTAAACCTTTATTTTGACATGCCAGTCGTTTGTGAGAACGTGTTCGCTTTTTACGACATTGACGGGCGGACCGCCTGTGACTGTAAACTCTGACGGGTTTTCGTAGTCACCTATCAGAATGATGGCCATCGACCTTTTTGTGAACGCTACCCCGAACACACATGTGAAGTCCCCGGGGATTTTTCGGCTTGGAGCGGTGCTCTCTCGGAAATTTATCCGGACATTCCGTTCTCGATAGCCGGGTGTATTACTGAGAATTTCACTTTTGATGCATCAATCAGTGATTTtatccggagggagtactacccaACGACAACAAAATCGACCCGATCGATGCTGATCCTACTAATGGAGTCGCGCAAGAACATCCTACATCAGCAAACAAACGACTCGCTAATCATGCATACCGTATCAATAGATTTGTAATATTGCAATCGCCAGTTGAGAACTTGCCTTCGACGACGGACGTAGTGCCATGTTGCAAGTAGCAGCTTGTTGTTGCTGCGCAGAACGTGCGGCGAGAACATTAGCGTGGGAATCTCCATTATCCCAGAGAAACTTAGCCAACCCGTTGGTGACAGCAAATCTCCCATGCACATGGCGAAAGCTCAGGTTTGGATATATCCTCCGGGGCTCCGGCTCCGCTGCATGCTCCGACAATTTAGTTGCTTGACGAATCGTGCTTTCGGTTCATGTTCTTCAGGCTGCGCGCTAGTATTCAAATCATCCGATGAGGGATCATGTTCTTTTCTCGAACAAGGATCATGTTCATTTCTCGATCAGGATCAGGTTCTTCTAGTTTCCCGGATAGATACTGAGATAATGCATGCATGTTCAATCGCCATGATCGATACAGATTTACTCTTGCTACCATCAGGATAGATCTGTCCTCTTCCTCGGTTTCCCCCTACGTATATGGGATATTTTAAGAAATAAGCATATTTCTTCGTAGCGGGATCAGGGGAAAGAATAGGAAAGACAATTTCACTATATTTCTTACCGGAAACAGGACCTAtcacaaataaaaaaaattatcgggacgataactctgaaaagAGAGATTTCCTATCTTTTCTTTCAACTCAGGGGAAATACGGTCGGGTGGCGCTAATTCGAATCCCTCAGGCAAAATAAGAACAGCGCCCACATTCAACCCTCCCTTTTTTCCATTAAAAAGAAACAAGACCTTAGCAAGCTAGTCTGACTTGAAGATCGCATGTAGTAGTTGGCtaggcgtggttttcatttcaaagTAACTAGCAGTGGCCTATAAAATTAGTTcctgcttgaaactgaaaatgatTTTCCtgcgggaatggtgttttggcacccgggagcatatgctcccggttattaaacttcattttaaatacacttttaaaatgttgaaaaatttaaACACAAAATTTAGTGGGTACATTTTGAAATTCTACAGTTTCACAAAATGGTTCCACAGAAAAtcgacattttgagtgtcatttgtaaaaaagacaaattttgatgtagaaaaaggttgtgtacgagacgttttgtttctctttttcatACAAGTCataaaaaatgtcggtttttcgtaaaacttgatgtgcgcacgtaaaatgtcgatacgtaagcgagaaaatttttgtacgaattttttcgacatttcaaaattgTTTTTCGGGTGGCAGGCTCCtgtgtgccgaattgaatttctgtttTCTTACGGAGTACAGTACAGAGTGTGCGTCTTGCCAGGCTTGCCGCCGTGCGCCCCCGCGGGCTGCTCCGCACCGCTCGGCCGGCCGGCGCACCATGATCCCCCCTTGCCGAGCGCCAGCGCGGCGGCACGTTGTGCTGTGCGATCGCCGCAACGGCCGGCACCATGATCCCCCTTTCGCGTGCGTCGCCGCCGTCCGTCCTAgcgggcgatttgcacaaaaataacctaaaactgaaagaaaagcacagactgaccctccggcgaaactatttcacccatctaacccttttgtgtggcgccccacgcatcggcgccacacatgccagtgtggcgccctctcgccggcgccacacacccagccgacgtggcgcccgcgacgctgagctggtgcgcccatccaacgtggcagcatgtgtggcgcccctcccatcggcgtcacacatgcccttacaattgcccaaaacatactgtaagacaattcgtctgggacttagccgtttttgcgaggctctatgtgtggcgccgatgtcacgggcgccacactagcatgtgtggcgccaatgccacgggcgccacacatccacttaagtgtggcgctcgctgacataggcatccccaatgggcctgccgaagatagtacccggggtttactgaaggcccactactcgaagaataagaagattcggaagcccaagatattgttaaggaaagctagagttgtaataggaagtaatatttgtaatcttgcgggaggagttagaaacctacccgaactctgtaacctgtacgatatgaatccctcgacaccacctcctatataagggggggtcgagggacaaagagatcatcgaatcattgtctctcaaaccctagtttttacatcgtcgagtacttttcggctgaaaccttcgagatctacttgccctctacatctaacaaaaccctagtctacaacgtaggcattgacaagttaatcccttgtcaattggcgccgtctgtgggatctagaggttgcaaggagctgatctcgatggcacgtccagaatcgtcgacttcgtcggtggctagcaatgcaatggatcgaggtaaacaggaaaaaactgatctacatatactcccatcgggagagcaatataagtcatctctgactcaataaaatgtgccattccatcagccgaataagcactcgacaatatattctcagaacgccgaagttgcgatcaatttctgaatgccgcaaaactttgcgaaggtaagaccccagatctattctatgaagcgtggcgccgtctctgacgtcggtttgctacttttatccgtatcaacagatacgaagaaaaatcctaacggacgcgttaggtacccgataaatatgatcgggactcgactgaatggtaagaccttaagcggcacctcgtcgaagtttacaccggtatcccgaaatcatgtccgggacgtgattttgaagtaggtttttgcggattgccactagagcagttaactagtacctgatccgtcagatgaactagccccaactaccattatccctgtacaatatagaaatttatatgaagaaatatagaaaagtttaagttgtcgagtaaaaataaacagtggagattttccccgactctacgattcaagcaaaatctcgggagctactgacataggcatccccaatgggcctgccgaagatagtacccggggtttactgaaggcccactactcgaagaataagaagattcggaagcccaagatattgttaaggaaagctagagttgtaataggaagtaatatttgtaatcttgcgggaggcgttagaaacctacccgaactctgtaacctgtacgatatgaatccctcgacaccacctcctatataagggggggtcgagggacaaagagatcatcgaatcatgtctctcaaaccctagtttttacatcgtcgagtacttttcggctgaaaccttcgagatttacttgccctctacatctaacaaaaccctagtctacaatccgtaggcattgacaagttaatcccttgtcacacgcgcccgccccagcccgaccAGACCTCATcttctctcttctttcttctctgctcccacgaaaccgccgccgcccgcctccccttcgcccccccaccaaatcgaccaaggaatcgtcagatctatccggccaacttcttcctcctccattcctcaaggtattcccctttgaTTCCCTCCGATTCATGCACTAGtattggtggatttggtagatttgggtatgaaccctagacatggaaatttatgttggtggatttggatatgaaccattgatatggaaatcaatgttggtggaatctacattatagtatatgtgtttgaaccaaagatttgttggaaccctagatatgaaattttacatatgtatgtgttgaaatcctatgtatgtatgtgttgaaatgtctaatatttgcctagcaaatgcattcaaatttgttacatatgcctagcaAATGCCTATTCAAATTTGTTGCATTcaaatgtgtgtatgtatgggtgattcgaaagttagatatattgtcttacatatgtatgtatgtggtgaaaggcaaaattggagcttagcaaatgcattctattgtcttacatatgtctattatgtatgtatgtatgtatgtatgtatgtatgtatgtggcgaaattcatatgtgtgatgtatttggatatgaactctcatgtatgtgtgatgtataggtgattcgaaagttagatatattctcatgtatgtgttgctcatttttgttagtggaatgactcataatatggttgtgtaaacatgtaggatggtgtggcttctggatgaagagtacgacagggagcaccgaGCTGTTCATATGAAGAAccgcaggtatggactattttgttgctgtcaaacatgttcttactaatttcaaattttgtaatctcatgtgttcatgtttgtgaagattcctcctgacgacgacttgattctgagtcaaagcatacctccaaagcatacctccaagtaagccccacggtcagcttaccagttgaagctaaggggcaatgctccaaaacggtacactccggaagattatgtcaaccgaggaaagaaggttgtcactgaggaggatgatGGGCCGgtgcggagatcatctttgtcgaggatgaggaacgacgagccgttctcttcagaggaggaggagcgggaggagcaggaggagcaccaggagcagcagcagcaacaagagccacggcagcggacgaagaggatggccgtccggaagcagccagtgaggacgacactaggatgtgctccgtgttgttgtgaactatatcttcataagtatcgaattgtgaaccctatgtcatttcaaaCAATGTTTGTAATGCTACTAGTTGTTTGAATTTACTTGCTACGATGTAGACTACATCTTCTgatattgctacttgttgtgtatgTTCTGAGATTGGTACTTGCTGTGTCCAATgaaaactgttggagtttggtaggatttttctggtttttaacacaagtcaatgagtggcgcccttcacagtggcgccacactgcaccgtgtggcgcccacggcatcggcgccacacatgccaacttatatccagtattgggtcgaaaacatccaggggttcCGGACGATAAgttcttagccgttttggcgatgctctttgtgtggcgcccgtggcatcaacgccacacatgctagtgtggcgcccgtggcatcggcgccacacatagagcctcgcaaaaACGGCCAAGTCCCGGAcgaattgtcttacagtatgtttttgggcaattgtaagggcatgtgtggcgccgatgggagggacgccacacatgctgccacgtcggatgggcgcaccagctcagcgtcgcggGCGCCacatcggctgggtgtgtggcgccgacaggaggggcgccacactggcatgtgtggcgccgatgcgtggggcgccacacaaaaggattagatgagtgaaatagtttcgccgaagggtcagtctgtgcttttctttcacttttgggttatttttgtgcaaatcgccgcgTCGTGGCCTCCGTTTCGGATTTGGGCCTGGCGAACCAGAACGAGACAGACATGGACGGCTGCGCCACGCGTTCTTCGGCTTCGGCCCGCGATACCGGCTGGCCATGCTGGTTCCGCCGCTGCTGGGCTCCATTTTGCTGCGCGGCTGCTTTGCTCGGTACCTTTTTTCcttcctttctttctttcttctctgGACAAAAAAGAAGTTGCCTTGGTTCTTAGATGAACAAATGACCAATTTAAAGTGATTTTTTGGCTCTTGAGTGCATtcatatgcttcctttattttaaaatgcatgtttgatatattttaaaatgttaaaaaaattaaaagaaaaaatcatgtgtacatcTTCATGTGTTACGTGCGTATAAAGTCTTCCCATGAAAAATCGAGTTGTTGTTTGGGCTGTGTAAAACAATAAAATTTGGTGATTAAAATAAAGCTTTTTCTAAAACATGTTATGTCCTTTTTACATCGACCataaaagacagaaatagaaaacATAAAACAAACCTTTTTTCGACCCCGCATACCAAACAGGCAGCTGTGCCGATCCGCCTACGCCAACGTAGGAATGTGGGCGTCATAATTTCTTTAAGCGAGAACATCATATGAACGagacttgatcaataggtattaCCCGAGAGAGAAAATATATAGACATGATCATTAGGTGCCAACAAAACCACTTCAAAACTTTGTCATGTACACTTATCACCAAAACGTACAAACATGGAAGATTAACATTAAACCGGGCCTAGTTAGGGTTCTAAGCGAGATAAAACTTGTTGAGATACCATTGGTAGACTTAATGCTTTTGGGTTAACCTGAAACGGATCGTAATCTCGTTGTTAGAACGGCAGTACTAACTAGACTTTGGAGAGTTTCCATGGCGATGACCATGGCCTTCTTGTGTTGTGGAACTTGTCGAGGAAGATGTCCAGGAACCCTTTACATTGAGGAATGTGGGCTCCTTGTCGAGGTAGTTGTACAGAACACCATTGGCACTGGCTTGTGGTAGTCGTCGTTTTCCAACGCTTGAACAACACTTTAGGATCAGGTCGTTTAAGTTGGTTTAGGAAGCCTCTAACCAAGTCGCATTATATCTCTCTTAGTTGTTAGCCAAGTTCTATTCCAACAATTGTATGCAATTTCAGAAAATCAATATCTCATTGAACTCAATGACCTGAGAAATGACCTCACGACAAGGATTACTAGTCGACAAATCGAGCCAAGTCGCCAGGCTACCGACTCATAGATTAGTCGTTAAAAAAAGACATGTACTGCTAGTACATATATTCTGGCCACCAACGGCGGCAGCCTGGTTCTAGGTGAGGCGGCTCGTTCTGGAGTAAGCCTAGCTAGTGTTCTAACTTTCCATCAGCTGAGCGCCTCACTTATTCATGTTCAAATAGAGTCAATCGATTCAAATACTAAGAGTAATCTAGATTATCTACGACTAGTCGCTCGACTGCTGGACTTTACGAACTAGTCGAATCGAACAAGCTAATCGACAATCAAGTTAGGACTCATAGACTAGTCGAGTGACTAGTCTAGAGTACTCATAATCCATGCCTCACGAAACACAATTGTTATTGCTTACATTGGTGTGCTACACAGAAGTCAACACTAACCATCGtcccagaaaagaaaaaaggataCAAATGCATAACATTGCGAGGAAACTCGAAACTGACCACACACTAGCTGACCATCTACTGACGCGGGAAATTGACTGGCGCTGGGGACGCTAGGCCTCTGTGGTAGAGCAGCTCGGCCATCACCTTGTACGAGTGCTGCGTCAGGTGGACGCCGTCCCAGCTGAGGTACTCGTCGGGCCTTGCGCACACCGTCGTCCCCGTCGCGCCGCACATCCTGTCCATGTCGACGTTGTAcgcgccaccgccggcgccgcaGCATGCCTTGAACGCAGAAGTCGCGTTGAAGCCCATCGTTGACGCGCTCCTGAGCATCTGCACGTAGGcggtgaagtagtcggcgtaggcgATCGTCGCGGACGGGTACATGCGGCGCAGCTCGCGGATGCCCTGCTGCAGCAGCACGTTGTGCATCTGCGCGAACAGGTTGAGGCCGATGAGGCAGCCATTGCCGTCGTAGGAGGACTTGTCCTGTTCGTTCACCGTGCTCAGGTAGCTCGGCACGCACCCGAGCGGGAAGTTGCCCGGGATCACCACCCGCGTGGCGCCCATGTCGAGCACCTCCTTGGCGGCGCTCGTGATGGAGTTGACGACCTGCGGGACGAGGACCAGCGACTCCACCGCGCCGGTCAGCATGTGGCCGATGTTGTAGAGGCCGCTGTTGTTGGCCTGAGGGCGGTTCGTGGCGAATGCGTAGTTGTAGTCGTTCCCGCCGATCTCGCCGACCATGACCAGCGATTTCGACAGCTTCTCGCGCATCTCCGTAGAGGATTTCGTGGTGTTGGCCATGAAATCCTTGAACCGTTGGAGCTGCACGCTCAGGGAGCTGTTGGTGTGGGCCATGTTCACCCCCATCTTCGCGAGGGACGCCGTGTCGAGGGCGGTGGCGCCCGTGACCGCGAAGTTGACGCCATGGGTGAAGTCggcgcccttgtcgaggtacgggCTAAGAAGCGGCAGTCCGAGATCCTTGGCGAGGAAGTCGATCATGAGGTATCCATCCGAGCAACGCCCAGTCGCCCCGCCGATGGCTGAGCCGTAGGGAAGCCCACCCGTGCGCTCCATCATCCCCACGGCGCCTTCCCGGACGAAGTTCCCCGTGTCCGATATCGAGTCCCCGAAGTTGTATATCGCGGTGATGCCGTCAACCGTTCTTGGCGCCGACGAAGGTGCTGGGGAGGGTGGGTCGGGCCTCCCGAGGcaaccgacgaggaggaggaaggcgaCCAGGAACCGGAGGAGGCCCTTCGCCGCCATTGCTGCACCTCTACTGCTCGCTCTGTACGCCCGTGTTACCGTGTTGTATCGGCGGCGGTGGTTTCGGTGTGGAGAAGATTGTGGCAATGGGCCCCTATTTATGCCGGCTGGCTGCTCCCGACTTCCACCTCAGCTCGGGCAAAGTGACCACCGTGCAGTTCAGAGACGGATTAGGAGATCTAGCATACCTTAAAGAAACCGAAAAAACAGCAGAGGGTATCGGCAACCGATCCTGTGCAACGGCCTTGCCGTCTCGGTGACGGCACGCAGCAAGATGTACGGCTGCACGCGCGTAGCTGCTATGCAAATCAATGTTGACACGAAGAGTCAGCATGATTAcgaattttttttttcctttcattgGTAATACTCCATACATAACCACTAGGGGTGCATCATAATTTCCGGAACAAATTCGTTTCCCAATCCGGTCAAGAAAATCCATAATCGGTTTGAAGGAATGAAATCCGACGAAATAAAGATACTAATTTGATTCCGAACTTGACACCAGATATAGGAATATGATATGGTATTCTAAATAGCACTGGGATATCCGTATCCGGAAATAATTTAGAA includes:
- the LOC124690388 gene encoding acetylajmalan esterase-like; its protein translation is MAAKGLLRFLVAFLLLVGCLGRPDPPSPAPSSAPRTVDGITAIYNFGDSISDTGNFVREGAVGMMERTGGLPYGSAIGGATGRCSDGYLMIDFLAKDLGLPLLSPYLDKGADFTHGVNFAVTGATALDTASLAKMGVNMAHTNSSLSVQLQRFKDFMANTTKSSTEMREKLSKSLVMVGEIGGNDYNYAFATNRPQANNSGLYNIGHMLTGAVESLVLVPQVVNSITSAAKEVLDMGATRVVIPGNFPLGCVPSYLSTVNEQDKSSYDGNGCLIGLNLFAQMHNVLLQQGIRELRRMYPSATIAYADYFTAYVQMLRSASTMGFNATSAFKACCGAGGGAYNVDMDRMCGATGTTVCARPDEYLSWDGVHLTQHSYKVMAELLYHRGLASPAPVNFPRQ